A DNA window from Daucus carota subsp. sativus chromosome 3, DH1 v3.0, whole genome shotgun sequence contains the following coding sequences:
- the LOC108203680 gene encoding uncharacterized protein LOC108203680 has protein sequence MARVDSEGNSRVSSEFLDDDILYYRSFDGSSMVISYQEPIMQNVGDLHSPTELKKGMVFKTKKELLEVVKCVHIVNHHEFKMVRSDPLTWDVECKLTNAGCPWKLRARKRTTHGCFEIMSTKGPHTCLNQYISQDHRNLNSSNIAQVITSLIAVDPSVSDKVLVSTIHNAFGYTPLKKKIRDARRIASDIVYGTWEESYQKLPIFLNTVVKFKRVFWTFKPCIEAFAHCIPVLQIDGTHLYGKYHGVLLTATAVDGFYHLLPIAFAIVEGENVASWTWFLERVRKLVSPGRKEVCVISDRHLGIISAMNNLEIGWCEPFGHHRFCVRHLAANFAKKFKKGGLKERVVAMCSQLTETKSNLHWNALLAVESGADEWFSEINPKQSTLVYDGGKRYGIMTTNMAESWNNAIKASRKLPITALVTSLFYKIVSYFDQRRVEIEKQAITGNEFTKHANKILGRGIKRASGHHVKLFDRSSLIFEVTTMKHGQKGGNKQIVHLNDYMCTCNKWQTFHIPCSHVLACCASVGIQHTGFIDDCYKLDNARKVYAGHFEPIPNQTNWPLLVNFPLVMHDNESITKKLGRRKSTRYKNEMDYQALGKGKGSFSVLQEVLLKVLGCLLFSNGLKSFVLEAAAQLHMGEAVVVLAGVNVVAAVKVVVVLKAATCSFPAV, from the exons ATGGCTCGTGTGGATAGTGAAGGGAACTCACGAGTAAGTAGCGAGTTCCTAGATGATGATATTCTTTATTATAGGTCGTTTGATGGCTCTTCTATGGTGATTTCATATCAAGAACCGATAATGCAAAATGTTGGTGATTTGCATAGTCCAACGGAGCTAAAAAAGGGAATggtatttaaaacaaaaaaggaGTTGTTGGAGGTGGTAAAGTGTGTTCATATAGTCAATCATCATGAATTCAAAATGGTTAGGTCTGATCCATTGACTTGGGATGTGGAATGTAAGTTGACAAATGCTGGTTGTCCATGGAAGTTGAGGGCTAGAAAGAGGACAACACATGGTTGTTTTGAAATCATGTCCACTAAGGGTCCACACACTTGCCTCAATCAGTATATCTCGCAGGATCATCGCAATTTGAATTCTTCAAACATTGCACAAGTCATTACTAGCCTTATAGCTGTCGATCCTTCTGTTTCAGATAAGGTGTTAGTGTCTACAATTCATAATGCATTTGGTTATACACCATTGAAGAAAAAGATCCGGGATGCAAGAAGGATTGCTAGTGATATTGTTTATGGAACTTGGGAGGAGTCATATCAGAAGCTTcctatatttttaaataca GTggtaaaattcaaacgagtcttctGGACATTCAAGCCCTGTATAGAGGCATTTGCACATTGCATACCGGTACTTCAGATTGATGGTACACATCTATATGGGAAGTACCATGGAGTATTACTTACCGCTACAGCTGTTGATGGATTCTACCACCTTCTTCCTATAGCGTTTGCAATTGTCGAGGGGGAAAATGTGGCAAGTTGGACTTGGTTCTTGGAGCGAGTGAGGAAGTTAGTTTCGCCAGGACGGAAAGAGGTCTGTGTAATTTCTGATAGGCATTTGGGGATAATTTCTGCTATGAACAATTTGGAAATAGGGTGGTGCGAACCATTCGGGCACCACAGGTTTTGTGTGAGACACCTTGCTGCTAATTTTGCCAAGAAATTCAAGAAAGGTGGCTTGAAGGAAAGGGTGGTTGCAATGTGTAGCCAACTAACAGAGACAAAGTCCAATTTGCATTGGAATGCATTGTTGGCAGTTGAGAGTGGAGCAGATGAATGGTTTAGTGAAATAAACCCCAAACAGTCAACTTTGGTTTATGACGGAGGAAAAAGATATGGGATCATGACGACAAATATGGCTGAGAGTTGGAATAATGCCATTAAAGCTTCAAGAAAACTCCCAATTACTGCATTggtcacttctttattttacaaGATTGTAAGCTACTTTGACCAACGCAGGGTGGAGATAGAAAAACAGGCTATTACTGGTAATGAGTTTACCAAACACGCAAACAAAATTCTAGGTAGAGGGATAAAGCGTGCTAGTGGACATCATGTGAAATTATTTGATAGAAGTTCTTTGATATTTGAGGTGACTACAATGAAACATGGTCAAAAGGGTGGGAATAAACAGATTGTGCACTTAAATGATTATATGTGCACATGTAATAAGTGGCAGACATTCCATATTCCCTGTTCTCACGTGCTTGCCTGTTGTGCTAGTGTCGGAATTCAGCACACGGGTTTCATAGATGATTGTTACAAGCTAGACAATGCAAGGAAGGTTTATGCAGGTCACTTTGAGCCAATACCAAATCAAACTAACTGGCCTTTATTAGTTAATTTTCCTTTGGTGATGCATGATAATGAGAGTATTACGAAGAAATTGGGGCGCAGAAAGTCAACAAGATACAAAAATGAGATGGATTATCAGGCATTAGGAAAAGGAAAAGGCTCTTTTTCAG TTCTACAAGAGGTTTTGTTGAAAGTTCTTGGATGCCTATTATTTAGCAATGGCCTG AAAAGTTTTGTATTGGAGGCTGCTGCTCAACTACATATGGGGGAGGCTGTTGTTGTTCTTGCAGGAGTGAATGTGGTTGCTGCAGTGAAGGTGGTTGTTGTGCTAAAAGCAGCGACATGTAGTTTCCCTGCGGTCTAG